Proteins found in one Heptranchias perlo isolate sHepPer1 chromosome 23, sHepPer1.hap1, whole genome shotgun sequence genomic segment:
- the LOC137341253 gene encoding histone H2B-like, with protein MPEEQKPAPKKDAKKAVSKVTANGGKKQRSSRKESYWSYIYEVMKQVHPNTGISSKAVSIVNFFVNNIFKGITGEASHLTCYNKRSTTSSREIQRAVRLLLPGQLAKHAAS; from the coding sequence ATGCCTGAGGAGCAGAAACCAGCACCCAAGAAGGATGCCAAGAAAGCTGTGAGTAAAGTCACAGCAAACGGCGGCAAGAAACAGAGAAGTTCTAGGAAGGAGAGCTACTGGAGCTACATCTACGAGGTGATGAAGCAGGTGCACCccaacaccggcatctcctccaaagcTGTGAGCATCGTGAACTTCTTCGTCAACAATATATTCAAGGGCATCACGGGTGAGGCTTCCCATCTGACCTGTTACAACAAGCGCTCGACCaccagctcccgggagatccagagagccgtgcgcctgctgctgcctggGCAGCTGGCCAAGCACGCTGCGTCATGA